CTCTTGTTAGTTTATaacttcactttgcttttaaGTGAGCACTGTGTCAGAGTATTTGAGTACTGTAGGAGTTGACTGCTGAAAATTCACAGTGGGTGGCAAAAATGTTGCCTGGcattggaaagatttttttttctgcaagtggAAACCAGAATCAGTACTAATTTAGAGGTCTTTGTTAAGCATACCTTCAAAATCCACTGTTTAGAGAGTTATTTTTGTGTTACATAACCTTGCATGGATAGGAATTCTTCATTTGTCTTAAACTAAAACGTTTTAAAtacataatgaaaataaaatctgttccCACACAGATTTTATCTGTTGAGCTTGAAATTTgcaagaaagcattttcattgTGGTAAAGCACAGGAAGTTGAACTAGTTGTGGAAAAGTGGTATGAAAATGGAGTAAAACCAGTAATGTTGATTATAAACTGGAGAATATTGAGTTTGCTAACTGAGAATTAATTAATCTGCgtattctgcttttttgtttgatgTTGGGTTTTTTAACTGTATGTCCCTTCTGGGAAGTTTGCAAAGAACGTTGGAACTGAATGCtaatttcacttctttgtttGTCTGTTAAAGCAACTGTATGTTCAACCCTTGCAAACCTTGAAGGTGAGGAGAGTTTTGAGGCATTAATGCTGGGACAGGCAGAAGAGGTGATTCAAGAGCGCATCTGTGATGATGAGTTGATCTTAATCAAGAAGTAAGTACCCCATTTAAAATACTCAGTTTTGTGTACATTTGAGATAAAATCCCATTTATTTGCTTCTATGCTAAGTCAGTGGTATGAGTAGTTATAAACATGGGAAAGAGCATATAAGTCCACTGCAAATCTACTAGTATTTCATCTcacctgctggggctggacaACTGTCTCATCAACCATAATGTATCAGTTAGATTGTAACAGTCAGATTGCTAGATAGGCCTTACTGAAAATTGttggtaaattaaaaaaaaaaaaaacactctaaaATGTGTGCTAAAATCTAAGGAAATTCCTGGAGGCATTACAGCATTCACATCGTGTTCCTTTAGCTAGGTTTTAGCAGCATAGTCACCCTGGGTTCCCTTTACAGGCAGTGAAGGCAAGTAGGTTCTGGCTGAGTCATTTCATCTGATTAAGGAGGTACAAGCTGAATCTCATCCTTTATAAGGGAAGACAGTGTTCATTTGCACTGGTTTCATTGATTCAGTCATCCAGGTGGTAGTAGCAAATGGAGTACAGTTAAAAGGGTGTTATTTAGGGTTGTTCTAGGGTAGGAGGAGCAAAAACTGTTAAAAACCTGAGCAAAATCCTGGTCTGCAGGTTATTCTCCCTGCAAGTTTTAGCACACTGTTGCTGTCAACTACTGGAAGACTTGAGAATCATAGTTTCTTTCAGAAGGACATACTTGCATATTAACTTCTCCACTGCTTCTGGTATCCCTTACATGAGGGCTCATACTGTACTGCTAGCAGGCATGAGTTCACTCAATGGCCACTTCGCTGTCTCCCTTCCATTCCGCAACTGTCCTGAGACTAAAACAACTAAATTGAtaaagttttctatttttcctggtatttaaatatattctccAACTAATATGATGTAAAAATATCTCGTCTGTCATACTTTTCTCTTGTATCTTTCTCTAAAAGGCTAGAACTCAAATTAGGTTCTTACAtaatagaatttaaaataaatactgactTCCTATGTCACAGTGATGTATCCTCTGAGGAAGTGTGACATTCTTAAGATACTTCTTTCAAATGTTGGAAACATGGCTCCACTGAACTTTTCTTAAAGTTTTTAGCAAGAAGAATTTGAATTCATATTCTGTCCAACAGAACTGACTTCTGATTGCTTTTTTCCATAGTACAAAGGCTCGTACTTCAGCATCAATTATTTTACGAGGTGCTAATGACTTCATGTGTGATGAAATGGAGCGGTCTATACATGATGCTCTCTGCGTGGTTAAGAGGGTGTTGGAATCCAAGTCTGTTGTTCCAGGTGGTGGTGCTGTAGAGGCAGCACTTTCCATATATCTTGAAAATTATGCAACCAGTATGGTAAGTCTTGCAAGAGAAGGAACAATTTCACTAGGACAGTGTgaattctgaagtatttttcttcttccagaagtCAGTTTCATGATTCGTGGAACTGTAATGATCTTACAGAACTGTAAGATgctctttggggggggggggggggggggggtatgaaTTACTCTCTCTGATAATTAgactacatctttttttttttggcctaaATATGTTTTGCTTATGAAAACTCCTACATACTattgaaactgttttttcttcatctagTGGTGCAGCAGTTggtttttaaacttctttctctttataGGGATCGCGTGAACAACTTGCAATAGCAGAATTTGCAAGATCCCTCTTAATAATTCCAAATACATTGGCAGTAAACGCTGCTCAAGATGCAACAGATCTTGTGGCGAAGTTAAGAGCATTCCATAATGAGGCTCAAGTTAACCCTGATCGCAAAAATCTGAAATGGCAAGTATCAGAAGTCTTCAAAGTGAAATGTGTTGGTGACTTGGATGTAAAATTGTTGTGCTGGCTTACTGAGGCATgatttgcttctgaaaaaggTGTAGGTTAACTCTGAAACCTTCCCCCTCTGTCCTTCAGTATTACATGTGTGTCACTGAGACCTAGAATTAAATGAGACACTCCAAACTTATTTTCACTCTTTCTACCTCTCCTTCTGATGATAATTCTTCTTTCTAGGATTGGTCTCGACTTGGTCAATGGAAAACCTCGCGATAACAAACAAGCCGGTGTCTTTGAGCCAACCATGGTCAAAACTAAGAGCCTAAAGTTTGCAACAGAAGCTGCAATTACTATTCTTCGAATTGATGATCTTATCAAACTGCACCCTGAAACTAAAGAAGACAGAGGGTGCTATGAGGATGCAGTTCACTCTGGAGCACTTGAAGAATAACTTaggttttatttatgtttgtcTAAATTACACTTCCCACTCTTGTACGTACAATGTTAATAAAACAAGTGGTTGAATGCTGCTATTTTTTTGTgaacaaattcattttcagcAGTGAGAGGGAGGCTGGTCCAGTGGTTGGTCCTTCTGGGCTCTGTGTTTTAAAAGCTAGAGCACCTGTAGTTAACATTAATGCTAGTTGTCAAGGCTATGATATTAATGAGCGGCAAAAAGCAGTAGAAGTTTCTTTACTgtttaaggaaaattaaaaaaagtaagCTGCAGGACAAGTTTATTAGTGAACTCTTTCAACGTCACTCAGCATACTACAGCTTATATTCATCTCTCAACGCACATAGCTATTCCCATTCCTCCTCCTATACAGAGAGCAGCAATGCCACGCTTTCCACCTGTTCTTTCCAGGGCATGTAGAAGAGTAACAAGGATGCGACAACCCGAGGCACCAAGAGGGTGGCCAAGAGCAATAGCTCCACCATGGATGTTGACCTGAGGGGAAAAGAAGACAATACAGAAGATGAAGTCATTTAACTTCATTGAAATTCAATGTGAATGACTACTGGGTATAGTCCCTGCATATGAATAAGCCTGAATCCTTTACAGACACTTCAAGGAAAATTAGATCAGGATCTGTAAAAGCTGTTAGAAAGGGCATTCTTTTCCAAAGGGGGCCATCTAGTCATGTACCTTTATTATTCTCTGCAGCTGTTAAAAGCTGTAGGTGAGGTGAATTTAGGGACTGGAGAGTAATGTCTGTTTTTTGCCATCAATAGAAGTAAATTACAAATCTGCTTCCAGGAACAAGTTCAAACAAGCTAATTGTAACTATGCTCATGCAGTTACCTATATTTGCATAAAAATCTGCCATAATAAAGCTACAGCTTGTTCTGTTAAGAAACAATTTGCCTGCTAGCAAAGCAAGCCCACAGCTGAGTAACTTAAGGAAATGCCTCATGTGGTTCGCATCATTTCTGCCTACTCTGAATGCAATGCAGCTGCACAGAACCACCTTAAGTATATTCATTACCTTTTCTGGGTTTACTTTCAATTCTTTTACTATTGCAACAGACAGTGATGCAAAGGCTTCGTTAATTTCAAACAAGTCAACTTGGTCCAGAGTCCACCCAGCTTTGTCAATCTGGTGGAACAAAACAGAGGCTTTATTAGCTTTTATGTTTTCCTCAGCACCCAAGGCAGCTGTTCATAAGACacattacatgaaaaaaaaaacacatcatttCCCATAGCCATGGTTGAtaacttttgaaaacaaagaatttcatGGTGTCTGCAGAAGTAAGTACAGCATGCTAAAACGTGCTGGCTGCTTTTATAATATCAAGGTTAATTTTTTTATACCTATTGGTACTGCTAAAATTCCAGGGAGTCAAAAGTTTTCAAAACTAGGTTTTAACTGATTAAAAGGAAGTTTGTCAGGACGTAAGTCAGATTTTGTTACAGATTCTGAATGCTTAATACAATTTTTAGTACAGGAAGTAGTGAAGTGACCAGTAGTCACAGGTGGAATGGAATTGCTCTGGTCTCTCCTGCATTTATTTGGAAGTTGTCACAAAGCTTTTCCATAGTGTTATTTTAGAAGACAATTTGGCTAATGTTTTCACATGAGAAACTTGTACAGTTGCCTGCTTAGGTACAGGCTTAGGCATGTTTTTGCTTCCACTCAGTTTCTAACAACAATATGAAAAAGTATCTAAGATTTGTTATGTTGCAACAGTAAAATGCATGGTCTAGTCAATCTCTCTAGAAACTGTTGTTACGAAATTCTGAAGCAATTAACTGATCTGGAGGGTGTGAAGTATGTGATAATGCACATACAGAGTTCATACTAAGTGAACTTTTTCGGAGTACCTATAAGATTTTAGGTAGTGCTAGATACTGATTGTTTATTCCACAATTTAAACTAGAAATGTGTGTTTTATGtacaaaaatgaatatttatggTATTGATATAGAAGAACAGTTTGAGGTCAGATTAGGAAAAGCTTCAGCTTTATGATTCCAGTTTTCACATTAAAAGCCACAGGTTGGGTGACCACGTTACGCTTCTACATTGCTGGGACATTTCAGCGATGAACAAACTAAAGTCTACATGGTGCAAACAGAACTAGAAAGGAATACTAGAACAGATCTGTCCCTGTTGTAAAAGAGCTCTTTTCATACAGCTTCGTGGCAGTTTACGCAAATCACGAGGAGTTGCCATGGGCTACTTCTGTGTTAGCAAGCAATACGGTACCATAGGAGCTGCTCATAATACTTGCCCTCAGGGCATTTTAGTTGGAAATCTTGTCCTGCGGACTGGACACGGTGCATCACTGCATGCAGTACCAGTATGAGCACACTGGTTGTGGTTCTGGAGTGCACCTTCTTGTTTAGTTTCAACTAAGAGGAGTCAGGCTTGTACATGCCAACCATTTTGCAGggcaaacaaaaacacaaagggCACCGCCACAGATGCACGTGCTGACCCTTCTCACTGTTATGTTATTGCAAATACAATTAGGCACTGATATGAAAATTAACCTCACCAGAGCATCAGAGTCACATGATCGTCCCCAAATTCGGTTAGTATACACTTCCATTAAATTTGATCTTTAGCCACCTACGTTATCTATGAGGCCATCTATAAACTTGACTAGTGTATTTTCTGAACTCTGTTCCTACAACTATAAAATCTTTTTCAGTGAGTAGGTAGGTACTGGCCTGGTAGCACAAGAAATCTAATATACTCTCCGTTATTTTAAGTCttgttttcacttccttttttctaCTAAGTTTTCCCtataacacagaaaaaagaatatatggccagaaaatgaaaagagattacaaagttttttttaaataatagatACATAAAAAAACAATTACTTACAGCTTTCCTTATTGCTGAAATGGGCCCTACTCCCATTACAGATGGATCTATACCTGTCTGAGCCCAGGACACAACCCGAGCCAAAGGCATAAGACCTCTCCTAGCAGCTTCTGATTTCTTCATTAGAATTACAACTGCAGCTCCGTCGTTTATACCTGTGGAATGACAAACAGCTGCTATGTATTTGCTGGGTAACTGCAATCAACTATTGTTACTACTGTCCAAATACTTGTATTGCTtcacagaaagcaagcaaagacATCTCATCTGCAAAAAAGTCCTCCTCCCCTATATGTTATGAGTTACATCTGTGCTGTCAGACATGCTGTTGCTTCCTTTAAGGTGTACTCAGCAGTAACATTCAgcttttccattctgttttcaGCCTGACTGACCCACCTGAAGCATTAGCTGCTGTTACCGTCCCAGTTCCATCTGTCAGAAAACAGGGCTTTAACTTTGCCATTGTTTCCAAGTTGCTCCCATGCCGAGGGTGTTCGTCTGTTTTAACTTCTATGGGACCTGCAAAATGGAGCGTTAAACTCACCGAGGGTCTAATCGCACACGCTTGTCTAGAACAGAAAGCTGGCACAACCAACAGGTTGATTGGGAATCTATGCCATGTTCTTTTTACCAACAAGCCATTCTGACTGAGCCAAATCAGTGTGAATTAATgctccctccagcagcttctAGCAGAACAGACAGCTGGGTTTTCTGAAACACTAACAGATAAAATACTGTCTAGTTGTACAAAAGCAGATCTTGTTCTTGCTCTTCCTAAGAAAACAGCTTCTCGTCTAAGCAGAATGGTACCTTCCAAGTTAGTTGTAGGAATGTCATTGGAATTGGTAGTCAAGTGACATGAAACCTAAATTGGTTTCAGGAAAGCCCTCCACTAGTTCATCAAAGGCCTAATGCCAGAACTTTTCCCACAGGATCTATTCAATGCAAACGCTAAACAACTGATGTATGACTTCTTGAAAAATTCAGGTTTTGCACCCACATCACAAGAGGGTGATTCAAAATTAACCACTGGAAATCAAAAAAGAGAGCAACAGGTTACAGACTTACAGAACAGCTTACATAACAGGCTGCATAACTGGGAAAGCCCTGACGATACGAGTCGTAGTAGCAAACAAGCTTCTATTTAAAATTGGCTCATTATCCTTTCACACCTACCTTTTTTAGAAGGTACAAGAACAGGAAcaatttcttttgtaaaatagccagctttctgtgctgcctctgccctgtTTTGTGACTGTACAGCAAACTGGTCCTGTTCCCCTCTGCTAATTTGCCACTGATTGGCCACATTTTCAGCTGAAACGAGAACAACAcacaaattaacaaaaataactgCTAAAATTGTAAGTACAAAGGTAGTCATTAATGTTTGCTGCAGCAAGCAGCTAAGCTCATTGAAcagttttcattctgatttcttgttttgtttgctcgTGATCCTCcagaagattttgttttgagagTGAACTTCACTGTATATGATTTCCTTCCAGATGATATATCAAGTTAAATACAAACATCAACaagcttttgtattttcttttctgaattatgATGCTCAGATCTCCCAACAGCTATTTAAGAGGAGAGAACAATTCTGAAGTTACTCTGTTTCATACGCAGCAATTGAAAAAGCAGTTGCCTATGCCATCTAGGATGCAATAACCTGAGGTCGCAGAACCATGTGCATCCACGCTACTCTTTACCTAACTCCTTCCCATCGTAAATCTGTGCTGCTGAACACTTCAGTTACAGATAGGAATTGTTTTGGTTACTTTtcctgaaattaatttaaactgctcaaatgaaaaaaagatgcagtGAGACATGGTACAAAGAGGCCCAAGCCAAGGAGTTCAAACACCTCTTTTTGCAGGTCAACACTGCATTATCTcagttaggggaaaaaataaagttttacacacaaagcagaaaatgcctTCAACACCTTTCAATATTAGGGTTTGCTCTCTTTTTCATGACTACAACTTAGGGATGGCTTGAAACATCTTACTTGAAAATTCAGATTTCTGAAATGCACTCACAGTGAGTTCTTCCCCCCTTCACAGTTAACCATGTCATTTTCAGGACTGCCACCACTTACCTGTTATACCCATGTGATACTGATAAAAAGCATCTGTGAGGCCATCACGGATTATGCTATCTTGCAGGGAAGCCTCTCCCATTTTCACCCCAGCTCGCATGTGAATTACATGAGGTGCCTGCAGGAAGTATTTCAAAAGGAGTTATGCCTTTCCTACCTGTGGTACACAATACAGCCAAGACAGCTGCACAGCTCGAGGCAGATCCCTACCTTGGGGCTGCAGGTAGCAACCCCAGATCCCAGCTCACCTCTCTTTCTTGCAGCCCCCCTCACACACATACCCCTCTTGCCCCAACCACCCTAATTCCTTTTTCCCCACTGCAGGATAGAATGAGCGTCATGGTAAGGGGAAAATTAGGGTCCTTGGCCAGTCAAAACATGAGTTTCTCCATCTGTCTGATCTGTCTCTCCCTCCAGGGTCTGATAGCTGGCGTGCTGTTTGGCCTCCACACTTCCCAGGCAGCAGGTCACCAAGcagcaaatgttttctctgcacAGATCGAATCAAATGGTTCTGTGGGGCGATGCAGCCCGTGGGTCCCTTCAAACAGTTCCCACTGCACTACCAGGCAACGCCAACACCACCCTCGGCACTGACAGCCAGCGAGCCCTGGCAGAAGGCCCCACCCTTGCCAGGCATCAGACCATTTGCCCAGTGCCAACCCATGACACAGCCTTGGGCTGAAAACCTTGAAATGAAAGCACTTTGCTTCCTCTCCAGGCTCTAATTACTGAACAATTATTCTGCAAAAGAATAACATTTCCAGTTATTCATGCTTTGGGCCTCTTGCAGCACAAAAGCAACCCTTGCTATTGCCAGCTGTCTCAAGCAAATAATTCATCACCAGAGGGCTAGATAGGAATTAAAATCGTATTTTAAATGTGATGTGTGTTTGCAACAGCATTTTTTAAGTAGCTACAgtatcatcaaaaaaaaaaaaagctataaaagaCCATTTTTGCATGTGTAAATTAATTTCCAAGTGCAGAAACTGCCTCCAAAGCATTAGCCTTGAAATACATGGTTTCAACATTCAACTTCATTGCTGTTTGTTCCCcttaagacagaaaatgagagtGCAATCTTTTGATTTACCTTGCTCATACTTTCCATTCCTCCTGCAACCACAATGCTGGCCTCTTCTGTCATTATGGACTGGGCACCCAGACATACCGCTTTCAAGCCAGACCCACAGATCATCTGGCAGCTCCATGCAGGCACAGAGTAAGGGATTCCTGCACCAACACTTGCCTGCCGAACAGGGTTCTGACCAGCACCTGCAAGAACACACAGGGGTTTTCCTTGTCTACtctccaaaagcaaaacaggcCTTGTCACTTTCCAATTCCACCAACCTTTAGAGCTTGTTCCTGTTTTTAGTTGGTAGACAAAGAAATTCCCAGCAGCTGTTACCTCTCTCATTTATACATATGGTTTATTGATCAATAGTAAGAtcagtgacttcagccacttGCTACTcataattttgtatttgcaaCTCTGCTGTTGACTGCTGGTGAGATTAAACACCATTTATTCAGTTTCAAATTGGCACTAACCTGTTGCACATATATAAGATATGAGTTGATTTAAATTGCTGCTAGCTGAAGGGTTTATTTCTGATATCTTCTGTACACTGTGAATAGACAACTTTCCCCAAAAATTCCCCTGGAAACCATAAGCACATTTGTGCAAATGAAAGCTTCCATTCATTCTTGCTTGCAATCTGCTGTAGAGAGAATAGGAGCACTACATACAAAGGCAATATTCTTCATCTGCATCTCCCCAGGCCAAAGCGAGGCCAGCTCTTTTGTATGTAAAGGTGGAGATAAGGAGAGCACAGCATGCTCTCTCACCATGAGCTAGATTCACAGAAATCTGAATCAGCTTTAAATatgaaagtatttcttttattttcttcctccctctttaGAAGAGGGGCTGGTCTGCCCTGCGGCTCTGCTGATCAAACATTACCCTGCAAAAAGCACATGGCCGTGTCAAAGCGAACAATTCCCTGTATCCGCATTCCCACGAAACCGAGCCGGTTGTGTGTAAGCAAGCGGCACGGCAGACCCCGCAGGTGGGTCTCCCAGCCGAACAGAGAAGCGGGCTGCGTCTCCATCCAAGCCCTGGAGCCCTGTCGCTGTCAGAGAAGCGCTGTGACAAAGGGAACGCTGCCAGCCCCCGGAATGCCAGcaccccccgtccccgccccgCCCCAAGACCCCCTCAGAAGCAGCCCCCGGCACGCACAGCGCTGCGGGGACCCAGCCgcggtgtccccccccgccgccccagGGCCCCCGGCCCTACCTGCGGCCAGCACCTGGCCCAGGACCACCTCCGACACCTCCTCGGGGGCCAGCCCGGCCCGCCGCAGCGCCTCACGGATGGCGGCGGCGCCCAGCTCGTGTGCCGGCAGCGCGGACAGGGCGCCGTTGAAGGAGCCTGGAGGAGAcacagggaggggaagagggaggaaggagagcggtcaccgcccgcccgcagcccctgcGACACCGCgccctgggggctgggggccgcccgccgcccggcccctcACCGACGGCGGTCCTGACGGCCGACACGAACACCACGGGGTCTGCGCTCATGgctgagccgagccgagccgaggcCGGTGagcggagccggagccggatcctgcacggcacggcacggcacggcacgggagcggggccggcaccGGGACCGCCCCTCGCGTGGTGCCGGCGCCGCCCCTCGCGTGGtgccgggcggggccgggccgcgggcggGGCGGGACCCGCTGAGGGGAGAACAGGGGGGAGCCGAGGGgtgccctgcagcctgcccctCCTGTGCTGAGTCACGGCCCAAGGGACCCGCCAGCCCGGGCGGTGCCCGAGGGTGCAGCCTGACATTAGCTTGAGTGCCAGCAGCGCGGTTTGGCAGggcttttagaaaaaaaaaaaaaaaaacgagggACAAATTACGTCCTAAAAAAGCAAATACTGTGTGATGACGAATGTACGTGACGGCGTATGCAGCAACAGTGCACCTGTAATCACACCCCGCGTGTTCTGACTGATCTGAAGCTGCTGGGGTTACATCTGCATGCATAAAATGCATTTGAGTCCTCTGTATGGAAACGCCGAGTGACAGAAGCAGTGCAATTCCCAAACTGGATTCACATCAGACTCTAATCTtactttaaatgtaaaaacCTACAGCGTTACTACGTAGGAAAGTAACACAACTTCGGAAAGCAAGACCGTTAATCTAGATTTCACCGTTACAACAACATCGTTGGCataagtgaaacagaaaaaagaattatCTCAGATGTCTTCAGGCGCAGAAATCTGTGGTAAATCCTGTGGGCAGCCAAATCCTTAGGTGGACTAATCTACCAGTCACCTCAGGATGCATTAAACAGCAACAGGCATGCACCACAGCTTGTCTTCACCAATGCTGTGTGGCCAGGGCAGCTGGTAATGCTAACGGAGACCTCAGATTAAACCTGGGTGACAAAACCATGTCTGGAGCCTTTTCAAAAGACTCATCAGTAAGCAATTAGTAGATCTACCATACAAGCAAAACTCCCGAATATGTGATTTTAAGCTATAAAAAAGTGGTTGTTTTAGAAGAACATCATGCAGTTCCTGGGCAACCCTCTACGACTGAAAGTAGTCTCTGCatcttttcaaaattcagtagAGACTGACTCATACGGAGGCAGCACCAAGTAACCTAGTTTATCAACTGTCCTGTATACCTATACGTCATTCTTAATGCAATATTTGACTGATTACAGTTTGAAGTCATCAATGCAAATACAAAATCAATAATGTAAGAAGAGCCCAGAAAACGTTAAATGTCAGCAGGTGTGCAAAGTCCAAAAATGACAGTACATCTGAAGTAAGTCTTACAGACAGGATTGCcttttatttaaagctttttccaAATATCAGCATCCTCTCCACACTTGATCTTTAATCTGCCAACAGATGGAAAGAGTTTGAATTTGAAGGGGGCCTAGTGAATTCATGACAGCTCAGGCCAATGAGCTGACTTGCTGCTATTTTGTCCTCAACCACAAACAGCTGAATTGTTTTCCAGCTCAAGAGGAGTGAGGGACCAGCCTGTAATGCTGGGCCAGCCCAAAATGGCAGAATCAAACAAGTTTTATCCAGGTATTTTTGTCTGACTTTCGTTATACTGTTTAACTCTGCTTGGACAGTGTCCAGGATGAGATCCAAATGCATAACAGGAATGTGTAAAggaacaaaacaacagcaattgCACAAGACAAATAATTAGGAAACTTGTATGGTGCAGATCAAAGTTAAGTTATTTAAACATACCAAAAAATGACTAAACATTAGTAGGCAGCTGTGCTTTGAATGCAGTGTAGTTAATGAGCAGCATAATAACCAATAGCAACCTACTGCCCAATGCCGGTACATTTTCACGTTTCTTGGAAATCTAGGCTCTGGGAAATTCAGTCAGGAAAAATTAGGACATCAGTTTGGAACAATGAACTTAACCCACTAACATTCAAAAAGTAAGGCTATGTTGCACAAAGTTTACGTGTTATCTTCCCATGAACACAATGAAATGGACTCGTGCCTTGTGTAAAATACTCAAAGATTTGGGCATTTTCCTTTGGTAATGGTTGCTCAGTTTTATTAGGAATAGGCTAAAACTTAGAGCAGTTCAGTGTTCACTGATTTACTCTTTtgctaaaaaatgttttctaaatttaGCCTGTCCAGATATCAGTGTTGTTACCAAAATATGAAACCTTTGCTTTCTACCATAAATCTGACATTTGGTTGGTGAATATTTACAGCAATACTTTTGTTGAGGAtgtgagttaaaaaaaaaaaaaaaagccacatcttttacaggaaaaaaaaaataatttaaattcgTAAATCTTGAAAGGAGGatagaaaaaacttttttttttcttttttaataattttacaaCTTTACTGTTATATGAAGATCTCTAGTTTTTAAAATCTCCTTCCCAAGTAATGGTGCTAATATTAACTTTGCTGGGttccttacaggaaaaaaaatgcctatttACCTATATG
This genomic stretch from Anser cygnoides isolate HZ-2024a breed goose chromosome 3, Taihu_goose_T2T_genome, whole genome shotgun sequence harbors:
- the ACAT2 gene encoding acetyl-CoA acetyltransferase, cytosolic, whose product is MSADPVVFVSAVRTAVGSFNGALSALPAHELGAAAIREALRRAGLAPEEVSEVVLGQVLAAGAGQNPVRQASVGAGIPYSVPAWSCQMICGSGLKAVCLGAQSIMTEEASIVVAGGMESMSKAPHVIHMRAGVKMGEASLQDSIIRDGLTDAFYQYHMGITAENVANQWQISRGEQDQFAVQSQNRAEAAQKAGYFTKEIVPVLVPSKKGPIEVKTDEHPRHGSNLETMAKLKPCFLTDGTGTVTAANASGINDGAAVVILMKKSEAARRGLMPLARVVSWAQTGIDPSVMGVGPISAIRKAIDKAGWTLDQVDLFEINEAFASLSVAIVKELKVNPEKVNIHGGAIALGHPLGASGCRILVTLLHALERTGGKRGIAALCIGGGMGIAMCVER